The Paenibacillus sp. FSL W8-0426 region TACCGACGCTTATGCTTTAATGAAAATCATTCATGGTCAGGAAAAGGTGACTCCCTTTCGACTGGTCGTTAACCGGGTGGATGACGAGCAGGAAGCTGGACGGGTGGCAGAAAAGCTGGCAGGGGTAGCCAAAAGGTTTCTGCATGCAGATATTCCGCTGCTAGGATCTATCTCGGAGGATCCCCAAGTGAGCAAAGCGGTGAAGAGGCAGGTGCCGTACTCCTTGGCCTATCCGAATGCCAGAGCTTCAAGGGATATACAGCGCCTTGCACTTCGTTATTTAGCCGTTCCTTCGGCAGCCGAATCCGAAACCTTGACAGGAATCAGGGGATTTATGCAAAAGTGGCTCAGGAAAACAACATGATTTCTGAATAAGGAAACAGGGGTGTGAAACAAGATGGCGGTGTATCAAGTATTGGTTGTCGATGATTCCGCTTTTATGCGCAAAATTGTTTCCGATTTGATTGAAGCGGATCCGGAATTCAAGGTTGCGGCAACCGCTTCAAACGGTAGAGAGGCGATACAAAAATCGTTGGATTTAAAACCCGATATCATTACTATGGACGTTGAAATGCCGGAAATGAACGGGCTTGATGCGCTCAAGTCCATCATGAAGCATTTTTATGTTCCGGTCATTATGTTGTCGGGTATTAATGAACAAGGCATGAAAGAGACCATTATGGCTCTTGAAGCCGGAGCGTTTGATTTTATCCGCAAACCGTCCGTCTCCCAGGATCATGATATTCAGGATGTGGGGAAAGCGCTGATCGAACGGATGCGTGCGGCCATGGATGAGATCAAACAAAGGGAGAAACGCAGGGCGGCCGCTATTCAAAAAAGGGAAGAGGCCCAGATGATCCGTTTGGATCCTCCAACTGTGCAGGCTCCACAGTCAGAAACCAAAAAAGCCAATGAGAAAGCAGGCGATGCGACCAAAAAGCCAGCCATGCAGGCTGAACTGGTCAAACGTGCGCCGAGCGAGAACAATGAAAAGTTACGGATTCCTCCAAAGCCGATCCAATCATCGGCTAAGGATTCGAAGGCGAGTAAGCAACCTGCAGCCCCTAAAAGCAAACCGGCGCTTCAAACGGATGTTACCCGTGAACCAGGCGAAACGCACTCAACCAAACGGTCACAGCCGACTCGGATGCCTCAAGAGATTCGTCCTAATGTATCAACGCGCATTGTGTCCGGTCAGGTTGCAGCTGCTTCGGCAAGCGACAATGCCAAAGGGGCCGCGCAAGCCGTGCCGGCTAGGAAACAGCTTTCCGGCTTAGAGGGGTCCTTTAATAA contains the following coding sequences:
- a CDS encoding chemotaxis protein CheB translates to MAVYQVLVVDDSAFMRKIVSDLIEADPEFKVAATASNGREAIQKSLDLKPDIITMDVEMPEMNGLDALKSIMKHFYVPVIMLSGINEQGMKETIMALEAGAFDFIRKPSVSQDHDIQDVGKALIERMRAAMDEIKQREKRRAAAIQKREEAQMIRLDPPTVQAPQSETKKANEKAGDATKKPAMQAELVKRAPSENNEKLRIPPKPIQSSAKDSKASKQPAAPKSKPALQTDVTREPGETHSTKRSQPTRMPQEIRPNVSTRIVSGQVAAASASDNAKGAAQAVPARKQLSGLEGSFNKIIAIGCSTGGPRALKTLLEQLPADLPAPVVIVQHMPPNFTRSLAQRLNTFSPLQVVEAEEGMVLQKGTAYIAPGGYHLKVNKSVDGKYVVKLTEEQPVNGHRPSVDTMFESLMDFASLQRHLVLLTGMGSDGARMMKKMYDAGVTSTFAENEETCVVYGMPRSAVELQCVRHLLPLQGIAPKLVQAVK